In Corallococcus macrosporus, the following are encoded in one genomic region:
- a CDS encoding ABC transporter permease — protein MASLLQDLRLALRRLRGSPTFTVVAVATLALGIGANVAIFSVVHAVLLRPLPLHDDARLVRLFSVGRQGAGLTSPPDLVDLREQTRSFEGLIGVAPAMVTLGADRTEASPMKVQAGLVTAGFFQVLGPRVQLGRALQAGDDAPGAPQVAVLSYSLWQRRFGGSPDVLGRTLNLGGPLPWTVVGVMAPGFDFPSRAELWTPLVQDESMTKPEARGAHWLEVYGRLAPGVSLARAREEASAVARSLAARYPATNADMGASVEPLRDVLLGPVRPSLLLMLGAVGLVLLIACANLMHLLLARAASREGETSVRLALGASRGRIARELLMESTLLSVLGGVAGLLAAMWALDALAAFGPRDIPRIDEVSLDGTVLAFTAGLSVFTTLLFGLVPAWQTSRVELARVLRTTGEGAGGAAHHHRTRAALIVAETALAVLLLVSAGLLLRSFVHLRRIDPGFRSEGVLTVKLDLPPIRYAFGGAAPAAFYDALLERLRALPGVEAAGVVNALPMEGKRWTLAVRDPTRPVPPGTEPWQASIRIVTPGALEALRVPVLRGRGLLPEDRGAGGRAVLINAEAARRFWPGEDPLGRTVDTDMDWGNGAFGGRVVGVVANLATEGLAVPAAPEVYVPYEQARSTDMTLVLRTSGEPLALARAVRTEVRAMDANLAVGSVRTLASVVDATVAPLRFYLLLASLFAGVALVLAAVGLYGVVAYAVVQRTRELGIRMALGARAGQLMGMVLSHYLRLTAVGLVLGLGLAWGASRALSHLLNGVRPTDPLTYGLVVAVLGAVAFLAALLPARRAANVPPAVVLRAD, from the coding sequence ATGGCCTCCCTCCTCCAGGACCTCCGGCTCGCGCTGCGGCGGCTGCGCGGCAGCCCCACCTTCACCGTCGTGGCGGTGGCCACGCTGGCGCTGGGCATCGGCGCCAACGTCGCCATCTTCAGCGTGGTGCACGCGGTGCTGCTGCGGCCGTTGCCCCTGCACGACGACGCGCGGCTCGTGCGGCTGTTCAGCGTGGGCCGGCAGGGCGCGGGGCTCACCTCGCCGCCGGACCTGGTGGACCTGCGCGAACAGACGCGGTCCTTCGAGGGGCTCATCGGCGTGGCCCCCGCGATGGTGACGCTCGGCGCGGACCGCACGGAGGCCTCGCCCATGAAGGTGCAGGCCGGGCTGGTGACGGCCGGGTTCTTCCAGGTGCTGGGGCCCCGGGTGCAGCTGGGCCGCGCGCTCCAGGCGGGGGATGACGCGCCGGGGGCGCCGCAGGTCGCGGTGCTGTCCTATTCGCTCTGGCAGCGCCGCTTTGGCGGCAGCCCGGACGTGCTGGGACGCACGCTGAACCTGGGCGGGCCCCTGCCGTGGACGGTGGTGGGCGTGATGGCGCCGGGGTTCGACTTCCCCTCGCGCGCGGAGCTGTGGACGCCGCTGGTCCAGGACGAGTCCATGACGAAGCCGGAGGCGCGCGGCGCGCACTGGCTGGAGGTGTACGGACGGCTGGCACCGGGCGTGAGCCTCGCGCGGGCGAGGGAGGAGGCCTCGGCGGTGGCGCGGAGCCTGGCGGCGCGGTACCCGGCGACGAACGCGGACATGGGCGCGAGCGTGGAGCCGCTGCGCGACGTGCTGCTGGGCCCGGTGCGCCCCTCGCTGCTGCTGATGCTGGGCGCGGTGGGGCTGGTGCTGCTCATCGCGTGCGCCAACCTCATGCACCTCCTGCTGGCGCGGGCCGCGTCGCGCGAGGGAGAGACGTCCGTGCGTCTGGCGTTGGGCGCCAGCCGGGGGCGCATCGCGCGGGAGCTGCTGATGGAGAGCACGCTCCTGTCGGTGCTGGGCGGCGTGGCGGGGCTGCTCGCGGCCATGTGGGCACTGGATGCGCTGGCGGCGTTCGGGCCCCGGGACATTCCGCGCATCGACGAGGTGTCGCTCGACGGCACGGTGCTGGCGTTCACCGCGGGCCTGTCGGTGTTCACCACGCTCCTCTTCGGGCTGGTGCCCGCGTGGCAGACGTCGCGGGTGGAGCTGGCGCGCGTGCTCAGGACCACGGGCGAGGGCGCGGGAGGCGCCGCGCACCACCACCGCACCCGCGCGGCGCTCATCGTGGCGGAGACGGCGCTGGCGGTGCTGCTGCTGGTGAGCGCGGGGCTGCTCCTGCGCAGCTTCGTGCACCTGCGGCGCATCGACCCGGGCTTCCGGTCCGAGGGCGTGTTGACGGTGAAGCTCGACCTGCCGCCCATCCGCTATGCCTTTGGCGGCGCGGCGCCCGCGGCGTTCTATGACGCGCTGCTCGAGCGGCTGCGGGCCCTGCCCGGCGTGGAGGCCGCGGGCGTGGTGAACGCGCTGCCCATGGAGGGCAAGCGCTGGACGCTCGCGGTGCGCGATCCGACGCGGCCGGTGCCGCCGGGAACGGAGCCCTGGCAGGCCAGCATCCGCATCGTCACGCCGGGGGCGCTGGAGGCGCTGCGCGTGCCGGTGCTTCGCGGCCGGGGACTCTTGCCGGAGGACCGGGGCGCGGGAGGGCGCGCGGTGTTGATCAACGCGGAGGCGGCGCGGCGCTTCTGGCCGGGAGAGGATCCGTTGGGCCGCACCGTGGACACGGACATGGACTGGGGCAACGGCGCGTTCGGGGGCCGGGTGGTGGGGGTGGTGGCGAACCTGGCGACGGAGGGGCTGGCGGTGCCCGCCGCGCCGGAGGTGTACGTGCCCTATGAGCAGGCGCGCTCCACGGACATGACGCTGGTGCTGCGCACCTCCGGGGAGCCGCTCGCGCTGGCCAGGGCGGTGCGCACGGAGGTTCGCGCGATGGACGCGAACCTCGCGGTGGGCAGCGTGCGGACGCTGGCGTCGGTGGTGGATGCGACGGTGGCGCCGCTGCGCTTCTATCTGCTGCTGGCGAGCCTCTTCGCGGGCGTGGCGCTGGTGCTGGCGGCGGTGGGGCTCTACGGGGTGGTGGCCTACGCGGTGGTGCAGCGCACGCGCGAGCTGGGCATCCGCATGGCATTGGGAGCGCGAGCGGGCCAGCTCATGGGGATGGTGTTGAGCCACTACCTGCGGCTCACGGCGGTGGGGCTCGTGCTGGGGTTGGGGCTCGCGTGGGGAGCCAGCCGCGCGTTGTCACACCTGCTCAACGGGGTGCGGCCCACGGATCCGCTCACCTACGGACTGGTGGTGGCGGTGCTCGGAGCCGTGGCCTTCCTCGCGGCCCTGCTGCCCGCGCGGAGGGCCGCGAACGTGCCCCCCGCGGTCGTGCTCCGCGCGGACTGA
- a CDS encoding PQQ-dependent sugar dehydrogenase, whose translation MRTPLMASLLFLMLSSPARAEVPGFVETNYSSNQLTPATGMAWAPDGSGRLFITLKNGVVRTVALKDGVLETQPGTSTLVTRTFATEPSVHTNSECGLIGIAFDPNYVVNRYVYFFVTVSPSEQRIVRYTDSNGTGIARTEVVTKLPTRGENHDGGGLGFGPDGKLYWSIGDLGNGTGVDADLTSLAAKVGRANLDGTPANDNPFNDGVGPNNEYVWARGLRNPFTFTFQPRNGRMWVNGVGTNYEQVFVVNRRSHAGYDDYENNQPLGNDYITPVIKYRTNGTETRSVTATGAVRSGGVTTFTTAESHGFRKGERLTVAGVGNSSFNGTLYVASANNAPGTTTFTVAQPGLPDATSGGGSATTQRLGGSITGGTFYDATLFPPEYRGNYFFGDFNTGQVTRATLAADDSVATVDEWGKEFTSNVDLSVGPDGALYALGYTNGVVRRVTPTATVQKLVVSGLHLRLMEGGRATFTVRLAQAPAAPVTVRVARAMGGSEDLRVLGGDTLTFSPQDWSTPQVVLLEAVEDADAVADTATFTVTSEGMADEAVVATTIDNNSPRLVLSTARVSVPEGGTATFTVALSARPSSNVTVTLAPTQGDTDVTVTSGGTLPFTVSNWSTAQTVTLQAAQDADNVDGVATITVAMPGLDARTLEAVEADDEPLAPALSSTPVTTAVVGIAYRYDVEAVGRPEPTYSLEGAVPQGMSIDPVTGLITWTPPAAGTVDVRVRVANGVPPDAEQTFSIVTKANAAPSAVLTRPTQGERVSGAMAEFFGDCVDDVGCTRAEFYVDGTLQYTDVRSDNHFHFGGTHNRWDTTGLTPGPHIVRFVVVDTNGAQAEATATVCVGDGSCEPGQPDAGTGMDAGSGTDAGSGTDAGSGTDAGSGTDAGSGTSKPLPEEDSGCGCGAAPVAPLAWLALAALAARRKRSRAE comes from the coding sequence ATGCGGACCCCCCTCATGGCCTCACTGCTGTTCCTGATGCTGTCCTCGCCAGCCCGGGCGGAAGTGCCCGGCTTCGTGGAAACGAACTATTCGTCCAACCAACTGACGCCGGCGACGGGCATGGCGTGGGCACCGGATGGTTCGGGGCGCCTGTTCATCACGCTGAAGAACGGCGTGGTGCGGACGGTGGCCCTGAAGGACGGCGTGCTGGAGACGCAGCCGGGCACCTCTACGCTGGTGACCCGCACGTTCGCCACGGAGCCCTCGGTCCACACCAACAGTGAGTGCGGGCTCATCGGCATCGCGTTCGACCCGAACTACGTGGTCAACCGGTACGTCTACTTCTTCGTCACCGTCTCCCCTTCCGAGCAGCGCATCGTCCGCTACACGGACTCCAACGGCACGGGCATCGCGCGCACGGAGGTCGTCACGAAGCTGCCCACGCGTGGTGAGAACCACGACGGCGGCGGGCTGGGCTTCGGACCGGACGGCAAGCTCTACTGGTCCATTGGCGACCTGGGCAACGGCACCGGCGTGGACGCGGACCTGACGTCACTGGCGGCCAAGGTGGGCCGCGCGAACCTGGACGGCACGCCCGCCAATGACAACCCCTTCAACGACGGCGTCGGTCCCAACAACGAATACGTCTGGGCGCGCGGCCTCCGCAATCCGTTCACCTTCACGTTCCAGCCCAGAAACGGCCGGATGTGGGTCAACGGCGTGGGCACGAACTACGAGCAGGTCTTCGTCGTGAACCGGCGCAGCCACGCCGGCTACGACGACTACGAGAACAACCAGCCGCTCGGGAACGACTACATCACCCCTGTCATCAAGTACCGCACCAACGGGACGGAGACGCGCTCCGTCACCGCCACGGGCGCGGTGCGCAGCGGCGGCGTCACGACCTTCACCACCGCGGAGTCGCACGGCTTCCGCAAGGGGGAGCGGCTCACCGTCGCGGGCGTCGGGAACTCGAGCTTCAACGGCACCCTCTACGTCGCCAGCGCCAACAACGCGCCCGGCACCACCACGTTCACCGTGGCCCAGCCGGGCCTGCCGGATGCGACGAGTGGCGGGGGCAGCGCGACGACGCAGCGGCTGGGCGGCTCCATCACCGGCGGCACCTTCTACGACGCGACCCTCTTCCCGCCGGAGTACCGCGGCAACTACTTCTTCGGCGACTTCAACACCGGGCAGGTGACGCGCGCCACGCTCGCGGCCGACGACTCGGTGGCGACGGTGGACGAGTGGGGGAAGGAGTTCACCTCCAACGTGGACCTGAGCGTGGGGCCGGACGGCGCGCTCTACGCGCTCGGGTACACCAACGGTGTGGTGCGGCGGGTGACGCCCACGGCGACCGTCCAGAAGCTGGTCGTGTCGGGACTCCACCTGCGGCTGATGGAGGGAGGCCGCGCGACCTTCACCGTGCGGCTGGCCCAGGCGCCGGCCGCGCCCGTGACGGTGCGCGTGGCCCGGGCCATGGGTGGCTCCGAGGACCTGCGCGTCCTGGGCGGTGACACCCTCACCTTCTCTCCGCAGGACTGGAGCACGCCGCAGGTCGTCCTGCTCGAGGCGGTGGAGGACGCGGACGCGGTCGCGGACACCGCCACCTTCACCGTGACCTCGGAGGGGATGGCGGACGAGGCGGTGGTGGCCACCACCATCGACAACAACTCGCCCCGGCTGGTGCTGTCCACCGCCCGGGTCTCCGTGCCCGAGGGAGGCACCGCGACCTTCACCGTGGCCCTGTCCGCGCGGCCCTCTTCGAACGTCACCGTCACCCTGGCGCCCACCCAGGGAGACACGGACGTCACCGTGACCTCCGGGGGCACGCTCCCGTTCACCGTCTCCAACTGGAGCACGGCGCAGACGGTCACGCTCCAGGCCGCGCAGGACGCGGACAACGTGGACGGCGTGGCCACCATCACGGTCGCCATGCCGGGCCTGGACGCGCGCACGCTGGAGGCCGTGGAGGCGGACGACGAGCCGCTCGCGCCCGCCCTCTCCTCCACGCCCGTCACCACCGCCGTGGTGGGCATCGCGTACCGCTACGACGTGGAGGCGGTGGGCCGGCCGGAGCCCACCTATTCGCTGGAGGGCGCGGTGCCGCAGGGCATGAGCATCGACCCGGTCACCGGCCTCATCACCTGGACGCCCCCGGCGGCGGGCACGGTGGACGTGCGCGTGCGCGTGGCCAATGGCGTGCCTCCGGACGCGGAGCAGACCTTCAGCATCGTCACGAAGGCGAATGCGGCGCCGAGCGCCGTCCTCACCCGCCCCACCCAGGGCGAGCGCGTGTCCGGCGCCATGGCGGAGTTCTTCGGCGACTGCGTGGACGACGTGGGCTGCACCCGCGCCGAGTTCTACGTGGACGGCACGCTGCAATACACGGACGTCCGTTCGGACAATCACTTCCACTTCGGGGGCACGCACAACCGCTGGGACACCACGGGCCTGACGCCGGGCCCGCACATCGTGCGCTTCGTCGTGGTGGACACGAACGGCGCCCAGGCCGAGGCCACGGCGACGGTCTGCGTCGGGGACGGAAGCTGCGAGCCGGGGCAGCCGGATGCCGGCACGGGTATGGATGCCGGCTCGGGCACGGATGCCGGCTCGGGCACGGATGCCGGCTCGGGCACGGATGCCGGCTCGGGCACGGATGCCGGCTCGGGCACGAGCAAGCCCCTGCCCGAGGAGGACTCCGGCTGCGGCTGCGGTGCGGCCCCGGTGGCCCCGCTCGCGTGGCTGGCGCTCGCCGCGCTGGCGGCCCGTCGCAAGCGGTCGCGCGCGGAGTGA
- a CDS encoding citrate/2-methylcitrate synthase — MSASEAAALLGVKLATLYTYVSRGLVRCVPVPGTKENRYARADLERLKVRHDARAGHAAVAAGALLWGEPVIDSAVSRVEARGLAYRGLHSAVELATQGCSFEDVAELLWSGVLPKRRDTTWPRPPMPFPPSALAALLPQGTPPAEVLATLVSLLGARDTVRFAAPPDQELARARSLLRHLAAWVCAARAPERVELALREGTVADSLARAWDARSSHAPAVLNQALVLCADHELNVSTFAARVTASSGADLYACVSAAMAALSGAKHGGACDRVEALLAEVGRPEQAKEAVATYLERGEAVPGFGHRLYPQGDPRTPPLILAARELRPDARAVRVGSALVEVMRDGGHPAPSMEVGLVMLAEALGLPKGAAATVFAVGRAAGWVAHVMEQREQGHLLRPRARFVGPSSPPED; from the coding sequence GTGTCCGCGAGCGAGGCCGCGGCGCTGCTCGGCGTGAAGCTCGCGACGCTCTACACCTACGTGAGCCGGGGCCTGGTGCGGTGCGTGCCGGTGCCGGGAACGAAGGAGAACCGCTACGCGCGCGCGGACCTGGAGCGGCTGAAGGTCCGCCACGACGCAAGAGCGGGACACGCGGCGGTCGCGGCGGGAGCGCTGCTGTGGGGGGAGCCCGTCATCGACTCGGCCGTGTCGCGCGTGGAGGCGCGAGGCCTGGCGTACCGGGGACTCCACTCCGCGGTGGAGCTGGCCACGCAAGGGTGCTCCTTCGAGGACGTGGCGGAGCTGCTCTGGTCCGGCGTGCTGCCGAAGCGGCGGGACACGACGTGGCCCAGGCCGCCCATGCCCTTCCCGCCTTCCGCGCTGGCGGCGCTCCTGCCCCAGGGCACACCTCCCGCGGAGGTGCTGGCGACGCTGGTGTCCCTGCTGGGCGCACGGGACACGGTGCGCTTCGCCGCGCCACCGGACCAGGAGCTCGCACGGGCCCGGAGCCTGCTGCGTCACCTGGCGGCGTGGGTGTGCGCGGCCCGGGCGCCGGAGCGCGTGGAGCTCGCCTTGCGCGAAGGGACGGTGGCGGATTCGCTGGCGCGCGCGTGGGACGCCCGCTCATCACACGCTCCCGCCGTGTTGAACCAGGCCCTGGTGCTCTGCGCGGACCATGAGCTGAACGTGTCGACGTTCGCCGCCCGGGTGACGGCCTCCTCCGGCGCGGACCTGTACGCGTGCGTGAGCGCGGCGATGGCGGCGCTCTCCGGCGCGAAACACGGGGGCGCGTGCGACCGGGTGGAGGCGCTCCTCGCGGAGGTGGGCCGTCCGGAGCAGGCGAAGGAGGCGGTGGCCACGTACCTCGAACGGGGCGAAGCGGTGCCGGGTTTCGGCCACCGGCTGTATCCCCAGGGAGATCCACGCACGCCCCCGCTCATCCTCGCCGCGCGGGAGCTGCGCCCGGACGCGCGAGCGGTCCGCGTGGGCTCCGCGCTGGTGGAGGTGATGCGCGACGGGGGACATCCCGCGCCGTCGATGGAGGTGGGACTGGTGATGCTGGCGGAGGCGCTGGGCTTGCCCAAGGGCGCCGCCGCGACGGTGTTCGCCGTGGGGCGCGCGGCGGGCTGGGTGGCACATGTGATGGAGCAGCGCGAGCAGGGACACCTGCTGCGCCCCAGGGCTCGCTTCGTCGGCCCCTCATCGCCCCCGGAGGATTGA
- a CDS encoding class I SAM-dependent methyltransferase yields MQVDFGRTSEDYARHRAGFPDAFFERLLREGVFHPGQRVLDLGAGTGTIARGLARRGGDVTALDLSASMLDSARRLAHEEGLTIDFRVAPAERTGLPSGAFGLVTAGTCWHWFDRAAAAREAFRVLAPGGRLVIAHFDWLPLPGNVVEVVHTLIDTFNPSQVAPYVSFGHDAGIYPRWFADAASAGFTGLESFTFDTVVHYSHEAWMGRVRASAKVGPVLPPDAAARFDVAHAKLLEERFPDAPLAVPHRVFALLATR; encoded by the coding sequence ATGCAGGTGGACTTTGGCCGCACGTCGGAGGACTACGCCCGGCACCGCGCCGGCTTCCCGGACGCCTTCTTCGAGCGCCTGCTGCGGGAGGGCGTCTTCCATCCTGGCCAGCGTGTCCTGGACCTGGGCGCGGGCACGGGCACGATCGCGCGGGGACTGGCGAGGCGCGGGGGCGACGTCACCGCGCTCGACCTCTCCGCGTCCATGCTGGACTCGGCCCGGCGGCTTGCTCACGAGGAGGGGCTGACCATCGACTTCCGCGTGGCGCCCGCGGAGCGGACCGGGCTGCCTTCGGGCGCCTTCGGGCTGGTGACGGCCGGCACGTGCTGGCACTGGTTCGACCGCGCCGCCGCGGCCCGCGAGGCCTTCCGGGTGCTGGCGCCCGGGGGACGGCTGGTCATCGCGCACTTCGACTGGCTGCCCTTGCCGGGCAACGTCGTGGAGGTCGTCCACACCCTCATCGACACCTTCAATCCCTCACAGGTCGCGCCCTACGTCAGCTTCGGGCACGACGCGGGCATCTACCCGCGCTGGTTCGCGGACGCCGCCTCGGCGGGCTTCACCGGCCTGGAGTCCTTCACCTTCGACACCGTCGTCCATTACTCGCATGAGGCGTGGATGGGCCGGGTGCGGGCCAGCGCGAAGGTGGGGCCGGTGCTGCCTCCGGACGCCGCCGCGCGCTTCGACGTCGCGCACGCGAAGCTCCTCGAGGAGCGCTTCCCGGACGCACCGCTCGCCGTGCCCCACCGCGTGTTCGCCTTGCTGGCCACGCGCTGA
- a CDS encoding alpha/beta hydrolase family protein: MGISLDRRSLIQASLGLTGGLALLRGSPASAAGRPSTNATAAEEPRPWWELGLMADPIMESQLLHFLAGTYSAQSDISEVLDTATRIVAGDDWSWPNEWVRTADRIRAMGDTSLARRHPISAGNAYLRAANYYRAALIHHPEPTHPSVVATGRKAVDAYNKALPLLRIPGTPVRIPYEGTTLPGYFFRAPSARSIAPLLIFQQGRDAWPEESKYVIDAALARGYHCLIVHAPGQGMAIREQGLPFRHDWENVIRPVVDFALCIAGVDSRRIALLGWSMGGALVPRAAAFERRIKILIPNPGVLNWGDSSFEQFNMYFPEVMPLLDSDPQAFDAAMAQLMEQVFLYRWYMKDSMSKHGVSTPSALLFELRRFNNEPVVHRIRCRTLVMDGTAEAFSQGQAQLLFDALECPKDYMLFTAGDTGLLHCQEGAQAVANHRMFDWLDEYL; this comes from the coding sequence ATGGGCATCTCATTGGACCGTCGCTCCCTCATCCAGGCCAGCCTGGGTTTGACCGGAGGGCTCGCGCTCCTCCGGGGCTCTCCGGCCAGCGCGGCGGGACGGCCGTCCACGAATGCTACCGCCGCCGAGGAGCCCCGGCCCTGGTGGGAGCTGGGGTTGATGGCGGACCCCATCATGGAGAGCCAGCTCCTGCACTTCCTGGCGGGGACCTACAGCGCCCAGTCGGACATCAGCGAGGTGCTGGACACCGCGACCCGCATCGTCGCGGGGGATGACTGGAGCTGGCCCAACGAGTGGGTCCGCACCGCCGACCGCATCCGCGCCATGGGCGACACGAGCCTGGCCCGCCGTCACCCCATCAGCGCGGGCAATGCCTACCTGCGCGCCGCCAACTACTACCGCGCCGCGCTCATCCACCACCCGGAGCCCACCCACCCGAGCGTGGTCGCCACCGGGCGCAAGGCGGTGGACGCCTACAACAAGGCGCTCCCGCTGCTGAGGATTCCGGGCACGCCCGTGCGCATCCCGTACGAGGGCACCACGCTGCCCGGCTACTTCTTCCGCGCCCCGAGCGCCCGGAGCATCGCGCCGCTGCTCATCTTCCAGCAGGGCCGCGACGCGTGGCCGGAGGAGTCCAAGTACGTCATCGACGCGGCGCTCGCGCGCGGCTACCACTGCCTCATCGTGCACGCGCCCGGCCAGGGCATGGCCATCCGCGAGCAGGGGCTGCCCTTCCGCCACGACTGGGAGAACGTCATCCGGCCGGTGGTGGACTTCGCGCTGTGCATCGCGGGCGTGGACTCGCGGCGCATCGCGCTCCTGGGCTGGAGCATGGGCGGCGCCCTGGTGCCGCGCGCCGCCGCGTTCGAGCGGCGCATCAAGATCCTCATCCCCAACCCCGGCGTCCTTAACTGGGGCGATTCCTCCTTCGAGCAGTTCAACATGTACTTCCCGGAGGTGATGCCGCTGCTCGACAGCGACCCCCAGGCCTTCGACGCGGCCATGGCGCAGCTCATGGAGCAGGTGTTCCTCTACCGCTGGTACATGAAGGACTCGATGTCCAAGCACGGCGTCAGCACGCCGTCGGCCCTGCTCTTCGAGCTGCGCCGGTTCAACAACGAGCCTGTCGTCCACCGCATCCGCTGCCGCACGCTGGTGATGGATGGCACCGCGGAGGCCTTCTCCCAGGGCCAGGCCCAGCTGCTCTTCGACGCGCTGGAGTGCCCGAAGGACTACATGCTCTTCACCGCCGGGGACACGGGGCTCTTGCACTGCCAGGAGGGCGCGCAGGCCGTCGCCAACCACCGGATGTTCGACTGGCTGGACGAGTACCTCTAG
- a CDS encoding prephenate dehydrogenase/arogenate dehydrogenase family protein: MPHVALVGYGRFGRALGTLLEAVGVEHRALDPVADIPQPLRAHSLPELLAGAELVVVAVPVPQMQDVLRALKPHLRPEHLVLDVGSVKVKPVEALTEVLGTQVPWVGTHPLFGPLSLAMAERPMRVVLCPNPLHPEAAPRARRFYEGLGCEVIEQTPEGHDRVMARTHALTFFVAKGMVDSGAAADVPFAPASFKALSRTIETVRADAGHLFNAIQQENPFATEARGRLLAALQGIHRDLQAAPSVEEPRASGIAVPGLEPAAPAPREPREHLDALDRELVELLARREELARRQRRAQASGNEPALFEALLAVRRAWARELGADAQEVEAVFRAVLGSGLR, translated from the coding sequence ATGCCGCATGTCGCCCTCGTGGGATACGGACGTTTTGGACGCGCGCTGGGAACACTGCTGGAGGCGGTGGGCGTGGAGCACCGCGCCCTGGACCCGGTGGCGGACATCCCGCAGCCGCTTCGCGCGCACTCGCTGCCGGAGCTGCTGGCGGGCGCGGAGCTGGTCGTGGTGGCCGTGCCGGTGCCCCAGATGCAGGACGTGCTGCGCGCCCTCAAGCCCCACCTGCGGCCGGAGCACCTGGTGCTGGACGTGGGCAGCGTGAAGGTGAAGCCCGTGGAGGCGCTGACGGAGGTGCTGGGCACGCAGGTGCCCTGGGTGGGGACGCATCCACTCTTCGGCCCCTTGAGCCTGGCCATGGCCGAGCGCCCCATGCGCGTCGTGCTCTGCCCCAACCCGCTGCATCCGGAGGCGGCCCCGCGCGCGCGGCGCTTCTACGAGGGGCTGGGCTGCGAGGTGATCGAGCAGACGCCGGAAGGCCATGACCGGGTGATGGCGCGCACGCACGCCCTCACGTTCTTCGTGGCCAAGGGGATGGTGGACTCCGGCGCGGCGGCGGACGTGCCCTTCGCGCCGGCCAGCTTCAAGGCGCTGTCGCGCACCATCGAGACGGTGCGCGCGGACGCGGGCCACCTCTTCAACGCCATCCAGCAGGAGAACCCCTTCGCAACGGAGGCACGCGGGCGGCTGCTCGCGGCGCTCCAGGGCATCCACCGCGACCTGCAGGCCGCGCCCTCCGTGGAGGAGCCCAGGGCCTCGGGCATCGCCGTGCCTGGACTGGAGCCCGCGGCTCCCGCGCCCCGGGAGCCGCGCGAGCACCTCGACGCGCTCGACCGGGAGCTGGTGGAGCTGCTCGCCCGCCGCGAGGAGCTGGCCCGCCGTCAGCGCCGCGCGCAGGCCTCCGGCAACGAGCCCGCGCTCTTCGAGGCGCTGCTCGCCGTGCGCCGCGCGTGGGCCCGCGAGCTGGGGGCCGACGCGCAGGAGGTGGAGGCCGTCTTCCGCGCGGTGCTGGGCAGCGGTCTGCGCTAG